One Cohnella candidum genomic region harbors:
- a CDS encoding transglycosylase domain-containing protein: MHSHQENKPRKPRAPWRLEPLRKRLAWFTLACLVVATAGSIAFHRLGALPTGAVPQSTQILDSEGTVIATLAGGVNRRPVKLADISPWLVKATLAVEDRRFYEHSGVDVRGLARAAWVDVRHLSKREGASTLTQQLARNLYLSHQRTWSRKLKEAWYAARLEQTYSKDEILQMYLNQIYYGHGAYGAEAAARMYFGKSAKDLTLSESALLAGIPKGPRYYSPHLHPAEAEKRRHTVLQAMLETKEITREQATAASRDKPVVKPLPEEPDRNAPYFADYVKRIAVERLGIDERLLNEGGLSITTTLDMNMQRAAEEAVKRGFPKDSQLQTALVAMDPRNGYIKAMVGGLSYKRNQYNRVFATTRQPGSSFKPIVYATALEQRVVTPSTRFRSEPTIFYYDNNREIYRPSNFNDRYFNTEISLRQAIAASDNIYAVNTIMQVGPEEVMSTARRLGITSPLKAVPSLALGTFPVSPFEMASAYSVFANGGSKTSALAILRIQDRDGKVLYEAHPHSTPVMPPSVAYVTTRLLQSVFDAGGTAHRVAGMIKRPVAGKTGTTDSDAWFVGYTPELTAAVWVGYDRGRSLGSGDAHRAAPIFADFLEGALKEKPPTDFPMPEGVVSVYVDPGNGMLATSGCPKPVLETFLVGTEPTEMCSVHGEAEADKESSGANGGGWWKKMRRMWHW, encoded by the coding sequence ATGCATTCGCATCAAGAGAATAAGCCGCGAAAACCGCGGGCGCCTTGGCGACTGGAGCCGCTGCGGAAGCGGCTGGCCTGGTTCACGCTCGCGTGTCTCGTCGTTGCGACAGCCGGCAGCATCGCGTTTCACCGGCTCGGGGCGCTGCCGACCGGCGCCGTGCCGCAATCGACGCAAATCTTGGATTCGGAAGGCACCGTCATCGCGACGCTCGCGGGAGGCGTCAATCGGCGTCCCGTGAAGCTGGCGGACATTTCCCCCTGGCTCGTGAAAGCCACGCTGGCCGTGGAGGACCGCCGGTTCTACGAGCATTCCGGCGTCGACGTAAGAGGTTTAGCCAGGGCGGCGTGGGTCGACGTCCGGCATTTGTCGAAACGGGAAGGCGCAAGCACCCTGACCCAGCAGCTGGCGCGGAATTTGTATTTGAGCCACCAGAGAACGTGGTCCCGCAAGCTGAAGGAAGCCTGGTACGCCGCCCGCTTGGAGCAGACGTACTCCAAGGACGAAATTTTGCAGATGTATTTGAACCAAATCTATTACGGTCACGGAGCCTACGGCGCGGAAGCGGCCGCCCGAATGTACTTCGGCAAGTCCGCCAAGGATCTGACGCTGTCGGAAAGCGCGCTGTTGGCGGGCATCCCTAAGGGACCGCGCTATTACTCTCCGCATCTCCATCCGGCGGAAGCCGAAAAACGGCGGCACACCGTGCTTCAGGCGATGCTGGAGACGAAAGAGATCACTCGGGAGCAGGCGACTGCGGCTTCGCGGGATAAGCCCGTCGTGAAACCTTTGCCGGAAGAGCCGGACCGGAACGCGCCGTATTTCGCGGATTACGTCAAAAGGATCGCGGTCGAACGGCTCGGAATCGACGAGCGGCTGCTGAACGAAGGCGGCTTGTCGATCACGACCACGCTGGACATGAACATGCAGCGCGCGGCGGAAGAGGCGGTGAAACGGGGCTTTCCGAAGGATTCGCAGCTTCAGACGGCGCTCGTCGCCATGGATCCCCGCAACGGCTACATCAAGGCGATGGTCGGCGGGCTCAGCTACAAACGCAACCAATATAACCGCGTGTTCGCCACGACGAGGCAGCCCGGCTCCTCCTTCAAGCCGATCGTGTACGCCACCGCCTTGGAGCAAAGGGTCGTCACGCCCTCGACTCGCTTCCGCAGCGAGCCGACCATTTTCTACTACGACAACAATCGGGAGATCTACCGCCCCAGCAACTTCAACGACCGCTATTTCAATACGGAAATCAGCCTGCGCCAAGCGATTGCCGCGTCGGACAACATTTACGCGGTCAACACGATCATGCAGGTCGGGCCGGAAGAGGTCATGTCCACCGCGCGGCGGCTCGGCATCACTTCGCCGCTCAAGGCGGTTCCTTCTCTGGCGCTCGGCACGTTCCCCGTCAGCCCGTTCGAAATGGCGTCGGCTTACTCCGTGTTCGCGAACGGAGGCAGCAAAACCTCCGCGCTCGCCATCCTGCGAATCCAAGACCGCGACGGCAAAGTGCTGTACGAGGCGCATCCGCATTCCACGCCCGTCATGCCGCCGTCCGTAGCCTACGTGACCACCCGGCTGCTGCAGAGCGTGTTCGACGCCGGCGGCACCGCCCACCGGGTCGCCGGCATGATCAAACGTCCGGTCGCCGGCAAAACCGGGACGACCGACTCCGACGCCTGGTTCGTCGGCTATACGCCCGAGTTGACGGCGGCGGTGTGGGTCGGCTACGACCGCGGGCGTTCGCTCGGCTCCGGCGACGCGCACCGGGCCGCGCCGATTTTCGCGGATTTTCTCGAAGGCGCGTTGAAGGAGAAGCCGCCGACGGATTTTCCGATGCCGGAAGGCGTCGTCAGCGTGTACGTCGACCCGGGGAACGGCATGCTGGCCACCTCCGGCTGTCCGAAGCCGGTGCTGGAGACGTTCCTCGTCGGCACGGAGCCGACCGAGATGTGCTCGGTGCACGGCGAGGCGGAAGCGGACAAAGAGTCTTCGGGCGCGAACGGCGGCGGCTGGTGGAAGAAAATGCGGCGCATGTGGCATTGGTGA
- a CDS encoding IS3 family transposase, translated as MVGHYEGGGVPEKYRLVHELRENFSVTELCKEVGVSRSGYYAYVKRMYVDKDKAAKQLVRATFERYKGIYGYRQVQLFLHQDHGIWINHKKVLRLMQGMGLRSKIRRKYRPYSRTWNIGDRVARNILDRQFRADAPNQKWVTDITQYRVGDSWLYLSAIKDLCQNEIVAHHISESNDTELVLQTFAKAFETEKDVTGLIVHSDQGTQYTSYKYHDMLPKVGAQISMSRRGNCYDNASMESFFSHLKAEGLYPYDIRTFEEAQRRIDEYIHFYNHCRPQRKLNKLTPVQYRRQLVG; from the coding sequence GTGGTTGGCCATTACGAAGGCGGAGGTGTACCAGAGAAATATAGGCTCGTCCATGAGCTCCGTGAAAACTTTAGCGTCACTGAGCTCTGTAAGGAAGTCGGCGTTTCCCGCAGTGGATACTACGCCTATGTAAAGCGGATGTATGTGGATAAGGATAAAGCAGCAAAGCAGTTAGTTCGTGCCACCTTTGAGCGATACAAAGGGATTTACGGCTACCGGCAAGTTCAGCTTTTCCTGCACCAGGATCACGGTATCTGGATCAATCACAAGAAAGTACTGCGGTTAATGCAAGGGATGGGACTTCGCTCCAAAATTCGCCGCAAGTACCGTCCGTACAGCCGGACTTGGAACATAGGCGACCGAGTAGCAAGAAACATCTTAGATCGCCAATTCCGGGCAGATGCACCGAACCAAAAATGGGTCACCGATATTACGCAGTATCGAGTTGGAGATTCCTGGCTGTACCTCTCCGCCATAAAAGACTTATGCCAGAACGAAATCGTCGCTCACCATATAAGTGAGAGTAATGACACGGAACTTGTATTGCAGACATTCGCAAAGGCATTCGAAACGGAGAAGGACGTGACCGGTCTGATCGTTCACAGCGATCAGGGAACCCAGTACACGTCCTACAAGTACCACGACATGCTGCCAAAGGTTGGCGCCCAAATCAGCATGTCACGCCGAGGCAATTGTTATGACAATGCCTCCATGGAGAGCTTCTTCTCGCATTTGAAAGCGGAAGGGCTCTACCCCTATGATATTCGAACCTTTGAAGAAGCACAAAGGCGAATTGATGAGTACATCCACTTTTACAATCATTGTCGACCGCAAAGAAAATTGAACAAGCTGACTCCGGTTCAATACCGGCGCCAGCTTGTCGGGTAG
- a CDS encoding methyl-accepting chemotaxis protein — translation MFGWLGFKKGLPLWWSYRLNAQLKEDVENIFEGIAETRMQVLEDWTMDGWRHLERLEGQLGAVRAAPGQGADAESRNRLFAAAYSRAVDFTEIFMLDAGGTVVYSTHSPHIGQTYEAGSPLTSGLEYAKGGSPGTRKCLFGPFGDPLTLETGSRSSPFHDKMTLLFILPLGQGDVWEGALCARVPNDVIGDLIQRESGHVYPDSGDNYIFMAEPSLNTHIAPGTALSRSRFEDRTFTHGENLKDGVTTNWGTVTVKEHTELELMFTDPATGELHPGVANTIRNGSNLFVEFPGYSDYRHIPVIGKGVTFRLPHCPDLWGMMCEGDLEEVYRIRGIAYRQFRQQALLHGGFALIAAILVYFVATQFAAVWIAIGALLFNLLFGGIALASLNRRSDRKVVAPLRKINRFIRINAEGKGDLTQRLDIGEFGNDETHELAKWINNMIDSLEGIMLKVKLAASDVTASQKLLGESTVTTAQQTERVSGRIHDMVRSIRRQLKDIDEAKVVADEARQTLLMLERQASEHISVAQGEVERIGGKMAHIAGRVEETNHTIRMFVETSNEIRSVLKVIEEISAQTNLLALNASIEAARVGEHGRGFAVVASEIRKLADLTRQSTEEVHGIVEKISLHAKEAYASMTEGTKVVSEGTELVAAAMETLGDAKGDDDLKTQIIDEVVVLMEKIATVSIENRAISAEVEGKVQELQADIVDVRHTSHNVEAITGFLQQLVGQFKLAETSKR, via the coding sequence GTGTTTGGATGGCTCGGTTTCAAAAAAGGGCTGCCGCTATGGTGGTCATATCGGCTGAACGCGCAATTAAAGGAAGACGTCGAAAACATTTTCGAAGGTATCGCCGAAACCCGCATGCAGGTGCTGGAGGACTGGACGATGGACGGGTGGCGTCACCTGGAGAGGCTGGAGGGCCAACTGGGCGCCGTCCGCGCGGCACCGGGCCAGGGGGCGGATGCGGAAAGCCGCAATCGGCTGTTTGCCGCGGCTTATTCACGCGCCGTCGATTTCACCGAAATTTTCATGCTCGATGCCGGCGGGACGGTCGTGTATTCGACGCACTCGCCCCACATCGGACAAACCTACGAAGCCGGATCCCCGCTTACCTCCGGGCTGGAATACGCCAAAGGCGGCAGCCCAGGCACGCGCAAATGCCTTTTCGGCCCTTTCGGAGACCCGCTGACCCTGGAGACCGGGTCCCGTTCCTCGCCGTTCCATGACAAAATGACGCTGTTGTTCATTTTGCCGTTGGGACAGGGAGACGTTTGGGAAGGCGCTTTGTGCGCGCGAGTCCCGAACGACGTCATCGGCGACTTGATCCAGCGGGAATCCGGACACGTTTATCCCGATTCCGGCGACAACTACATTTTCATGGCCGAGCCTTCCTTGAACACTCATATTGCGCCCGGTACCGCATTGTCGCGAAGCCGCTTCGAGGACCGGACGTTCACGCACGGCGAAAATCTGAAGGACGGCGTAACGACGAACTGGGGAACGGTTACGGTTAAGGAGCATACGGAGCTCGAGCTCATGTTCACCGACCCGGCGACGGGAGAACTGCATCCGGGCGTGGCGAACACGATCCGCAACGGCAGCAACCTGTTCGTGGAGTTTCCGGGGTATTCGGATTACCGGCACATCCCCGTCATCGGCAAAGGCGTCACGTTCCGTCTGCCGCATTGCCCGGATCTGTGGGGGATGATGTGCGAAGGCGACCTTGAGGAAGTCTACCGCATCCGGGGTATCGCCTACCGCCAGTTCCGCCAGCAGGCGCTGCTGCATGGAGGGTTCGCGCTGATCGCCGCCATTCTCGTTTATTTTGTGGCCACTCAATTCGCGGCAGTATGGATTGCCATTGGCGCGCTCCTCTTCAACCTGCTGTTCGGGGGAATCGCACTCGCCTCGCTGAACCGGCGCAGCGACCGTAAAGTGGTGGCTCCGCTGCGCAAGATCAACCGGTTCATCCGGATCAATGCCGAAGGCAAAGGCGATTTGACGCAGCGGCTCGACATCGGCGAATTCGGTAACGACGAGACGCACGAGCTCGCCAAATGGATCAACAATATGATCGATTCCCTGGAAGGCATCATGCTGAAGGTCAAGCTTGCCGCGTCCGACGTGACCGCCAGCCAGAAGTTGCTGGGCGAGTCAACCGTCACAACGGCTCAGCAGACGGAGCGGGTGAGCGGGCGAATCCATGACATGGTGCGGAGCATCAGGCGGCAGCTGAAGGATATTGACGAGGCCAAGGTGGTCGCGGACGAAGCCCGCCAGACGCTGCTCATGCTGGAGCGCCAAGCGTCGGAGCACATTTCCGTCGCCCAGGGAGAGGTCGAGCGGATCGGCGGCAAAATGGCGCACATCGCCGGGCGCGTCGAAGAAACGAACCATACGATCCGCATGTTCGTAGAGACCTCGAATGAGATCCGCAGCGTGCTGAAGGTCATCGAGGAAATTTCGGCCCAGACGAACCTGCTGGCGCTGAACGCTTCGATTGAAGCGGCGCGGGTAGGCGAGCACGGAAGAGGGTTCGCGGTCGTGGCGTCGGAAATCCGCAAGCTGGCCGACTTAACGCGGCAGTCCACGGAAGAAGTGCACGGAATCGTGGAGAAAATCTCCTTGCATGCGAAAGAGGCGTACGCTTCCATGACCGAAGGCACGAAGGTGGTATCCGAGGGGACCGAGCTCGTCGCGGCCGCGATGGAGACGCTCGGAGACGCCAAGGGAGACGACGATCTGAAAACGCAGATTATCGATGAGGTCGTCGTTCTGATGGAGAAGATCGCGACGGTCAGCATCGAGAACCGGGCGATCTCCGCGGAAGTGGAAGGGAAAGTCCAGGAGCTGCAGGCCGACATCGTCGACGTTCGTCACACTTCCCACAACGTGGAGGCGATCACGGGGTTCCTTCAGCAATTGGTCGGCCAGTTCAAGCTGGCCGAGACGAGCAAGCGGTGA
- the speE gene encoding polyamine aminopropyltransferase — MELWYTEKQTENYGITMKVKQTMVHEQTEFQELAMIETEEWGNMLVLDGMVMTTIKDEFVYHEMVAHVPLFTHPNPETVLVVGGGDGGVIREVLKHPKVKKAVLVDIDGKVIEYSKKYLPEIAGKLDDPRVEVLVNDGFMHIHDHKNTYDVVMADTTEPMGPAVQLFTRGFYQGIYESLKEDGLFVAQTDNPWFKADLIQSVNRDVKEVFPLVRVYAANVPTYPSGLWTFTMGSKKHDPLAVDESAIPELDTKYYSPRLHKACFVLPKFVEDLTK, encoded by the coding sequence ATGGAACTGTGGTATACCGAGAAGCAGACCGAGAACTACGGCATCACGATGAAAGTGAAGCAAACGATGGTGCACGAACAGACCGAATTCCAAGAGCTCGCCATGATCGAGACGGAGGAATGGGGCAACATGCTCGTGCTGGACGGCATGGTCATGACGACGATCAAGGACGAATTCGTCTACCATGAAATGGTCGCGCACGTTCCGCTGTTCACCCACCCGAATCCGGAAACCGTCCTCGTCGTAGGCGGCGGCGACGGCGGCGTCATCCGCGAGGTGCTGAAGCACCCGAAAGTGAAGAAGGCCGTGCTCGTCGACATCGACGGCAAAGTCATCGAATACTCGAAGAAGTATTTGCCGGAAATCGCGGGCAAGCTGGACGACCCGCGCGTCGAAGTGCTCGTGAACGACGGCTTCATGCACATCCACGACCATAAGAACACCTATGACGTCGTCATGGCGGATACGACGGAGCCGATGGGACCGGCCGTGCAGCTGTTCACGCGCGGTTTTTATCAAGGAATCTACGAGTCGCTGAAGGAAGACGGACTGTTCGTGGCGCAAACGGACAACCCGTGGTTCAAAGCCGACTTGATCCAAAGCGTCAACCGCGACGTGAAGGAAGTGTTCCCGCTCGTCCGCGTGTACGCGGCCAACGTGCCGACGTACCCGAGCGGCCTGTGGACGTTCACGATGGGCAGCAAGAAGCACGATCCGCTGGCCGTCGACGAAAGCGCGATCCCGGAGCTGGACACGAAATATTACTCGCCGAGATTGCATAAAGCGTGCTTCGTGCTTCCGAAGTTCGTGGAAGATTTGACGAAATAA
- a CDS encoding alpha/beta fold hydrolase, which produces MWKRKMLKVFMYLVLSVAVLLLAGWIYQRLASDRDLKSYQPVGQLYEVSGGRMHLYAGGQGPVTVVFSAGWGTANPYADFYPLYDKLESKAKFAVYDRFGYGYSDITERKRDIDGIAEEIHQALERSGQRPPYVFAAHSLGSLEAIRFAQKYPEEVKGIVFIEGGSPEYYASNTPMTVIPYVYRFARKTGIARVLYQIGGLEDTALPPNMRELDRVSTLLLAGNRNMTDEIRLSRENAETILRGKKPLDIPITVLTADAFGKLSSDKDWESSQAALSSWSTDGKQIIVPNSSHYLHHYAPDVVAEEILKLAEK; this is translated from the coding sequence ATGTGGAAACGGAAAATGCTGAAAGTCTTCATGTACCTGGTTTTGTCGGTGGCCGTGCTGCTGCTGGCCGGATGGATATACCAGCGGCTGGCAAGCGACCGCGATTTGAAATCGTATCAACCGGTCGGTCAATTGTACGAGGTGAGCGGCGGCCGGATGCACCTTTATGCGGGCGGGCAAGGTCCGGTCACCGTCGTCTTCTCCGCGGGATGGGGGACGGCGAACCCGTATGCGGATTTCTATCCGTTGTACGATAAACTGGAATCGAAAGCCAAATTCGCCGTGTACGACCGCTTCGGATACGGGTACAGCGACATCACCGAGAGAAAGCGGGATATCGACGGAATCGCCGAAGAAATCCATCAGGCACTCGAACGGTCGGGACAGCGCCCGCCCTACGTTTTTGCCGCTCATTCCCTGGGCTCCCTCGAGGCGATCCGGTTTGCCCAGAAGTATCCGGAAGAAGTGAAGGGCATCGTGTTCATCGAGGGCGGGAGCCCGGAATACTATGCGTCCAATACGCCGATGACGGTCATTCCGTACGTTTATCGGTTTGCCAGGAAGACCGGAATCGCGCGTGTCTTATATCAAATCGGAGGATTGGAGGACACCGCGCTGCCTCCGAACATGCGGGAATTGGACCGGGTATCGACGCTGCTGCTGGCGGGCAACCGGAACATGACCGATGAAATCCGGCTAAGCCGGGAAAACGCCGAGACCATCTTGCGAGGAAAGAAACCGCTGGACATCCCGATTACGGTGCTGACAGCGGATGCCTTCGGCAAACTGAGCAGCGATAAGGATTGGGAAAGCAGTCAGGCTGCGTTATCTTCCTGGTCGACCGACGGCAAACAAATCATCGTGCCGAATTCGTCCCACTATTTGCACCATTACGCGCCGGACGTGGTGGCGGAGGAGATCCTGAAGCTCGCGGAAAAGTAA
- a CDS encoding HelD family protein gives MNHTQDTDDATDMYEEERSRLNHTFEEIERQHSAIGPVYRGQDFVEQLLEAKREETRQRLKVLGTEPYFGRLDFQEKGRQAPAPLYIGKRGMDRRDTGEPYIIDWRAPVASLFYSFTGGDESVIYEAPEGSVEGEVHRKRNLSIRDRILQRVVESYVRGGENLGLSDEFLLYRLGEKKDNRLRDIVSTIQSEQDRIIRAPRRLAIIIQGAAGSGKTTVALHRLAFLLYQYQDQVKAERMIIFAPNAMFLDYISGVLPELGVGSVRQTTFADWALDKLGESVRLAEAGGEGEIWFSTAGRRPAIDDLTPGRFKGSLRYRDWIEAELNRYEDAYLKDENFEAWDRRMLPAGTIREWFDVEYRHYPLAKRRERLIGRINRWLEMQLKEIGDPKIRKERAKTGKQRLKAFEKKLPQADPMTFYRSLFEQPEAFVPADLAARTKALLKKGQAMPEDLPALVWIHRRFHGPDETFDHVVLDEAQDVPPFQIALLHTMMVEPSFTILGDLAQGIHAYRGVQRWEELSSVFPEDRRAYHELRMSYRSTLEIIEFSNRILPFTGTSLPPAQPVFRSGDPVEVAEVRSSEEKIARISAYIADNRTRGMQTIAVIARTDDNCRELAAELEKAGVEARLISEGQTRYGGGVSIVPVYLAKGLEFDAVLLADADAEHYADDPQDAKLLYVACTRALHRLTLLYQGKSSPLLTLTTQ, from the coding sequence ATGAACCATACGCAGGACACCGACGACGCAACGGACATGTACGAAGAAGAACGATCCAGACTGAACCATACGTTCGAAGAGATCGAACGGCAGCACTCCGCCATAGGCCCCGTTTACCGCGGCCAGGATTTCGTGGAGCAGCTGCTCGAAGCCAAGCGGGAGGAGACCCGCCAGCGGCTGAAGGTGCTCGGGACGGAGCCGTATTTCGGACGGCTCGACTTCCAGGAGAAGGGACGGCAAGCCCCCGCCCCGCTCTATATCGGCAAACGGGGCATGGACCGAAGGGACACCGGCGAGCCCTACATCATCGACTGGCGGGCCCCGGTGGCCAGCTTGTTCTATTCCTTCACCGGCGGCGACGAATCGGTCATCTACGAAGCGCCCGAAGGCAGCGTGGAGGGAGAGGTGCACCGCAAAAGGAACCTGTCGATCCGGGACCGCATCCTGCAGCGGGTCGTCGAGAGCTACGTGCGCGGAGGAGAGAATCTCGGTCTCAGCGACGAATTCCTGCTCTATCGGCTCGGCGAGAAGAAAGACAACCGTCTCCGGGACATCGTCTCGACGATCCAGTCGGAGCAGGACCGGATCATCCGCGCTCCCCGCCGCCTGGCGATCATCATCCAGGGCGCCGCGGGATCGGGCAAAACGACGGTCGCTTTGCACCGGCTGGCTTTCCTGCTGTACCAGTACCAAGACCAAGTGAAGGCGGAACGGATGATCATTTTCGCTCCGAACGCCATGTTCCTCGATTATATTTCAGGCGTTCTCCCCGAGCTCGGCGTCGGCAGCGTACGGCAGACGACGTTCGCGGATTGGGCGCTTGATAAGCTCGGCGAAAGCGTCCGTCTGGCAGAGGCCGGCGGGGAGGGCGAGATATGGTTCTCCACCGCGGGACGGCGTCCCGCGATCGACGACCTCACGCCCGGCAGGTTCAAAGGCTCCTTGCGCTACCGCGATTGGATCGAAGCTGAGCTGAACCGGTACGAGGACGCGTACTTGAAGGACGAAAATTTCGAAGCCTGGGACCGCCGCATGCTTCCGGCCGGCACGATCCGCGAATGGTTCGACGTCGAATACCGGCACTACCCGCTGGCCAAACGCCGCGAACGGCTGATCGGGCGGATCAACCGCTGGCTCGAGATGCAGCTCAAGGAAATCGGCGATCCCAAAATCCGCAAGGAACGGGCCAAAACGGGCAAGCAGCGACTGAAAGCGTTCGAGAAAAAGCTGCCGCAAGCGGACCCTATGACGTTCTACCGCAGCTTATTCGAGCAGCCGGAAGCCTTCGTGCCGGCAGACCTGGCCGCGCGGACCAAGGCCCTGCTGAAAAAAGGGCAGGCGATGCCCGAGGACCTTCCCGCGCTCGTCTGGATCCACCGCCGCTTCCACGGCCCGGACGAGACGTTCGACCATGTCGTGCTCGACGAAGCCCAGGACGTGCCGCCTTTCCAAATCGCCTTGCTCCATACGATGATGGTCGAGCCCTCCTTCACGATTCTCGGGGATTTGGCGCAAGGAATTCACGCTTATCGCGGCGTCCAGCGCTGGGAAGAGCTGTCCTCCGTGTTTCCGGAGGACCGCAGGGCGTACCACGAGCTTCGGATGAGCTACCGCTCCACGCTCGAAATCATCGAATTCTCGAACCGGATCCTGCCGTTCACCGGCACTTCGCTGCCGCCGGCCCAGCCCGTGTTCCGCAGCGGCGATCCGGTGGAAGTCGCCGAGGTCCGCTCTTCCGAAGAGAAAATCGCGCGCATCTCCGCCTACATCGCCGATAACCGGACCCGCGGCATGCAGACGATCGCGGTCATCGCGCGGACGGACGACAATTGCCGCGAGCTGGCGGCCGAATTGGAGAAAGCCGGCGTCGAGGCGAGGTTGATCTCGGAGGGCCAGACCCGCTACGGCGGCGGCGTCTCCATCGTCCCCGTGTATTTGGCGAAGGGGCTCGAATTCGACGCCGTCCTGCTGGCCGACGCCGATGCCGAGCACTACGCGGACGATCCCCAGGACGCCAAGCTGCTGTACGTCGCCTGCACCCGGGCGCTTCACCGGCTGACGCTGCTGTATCAAGGCAAGAGTTCTCCCCTGCTCACACTGACAACCCAGTAA
- a CDS encoding YwhD family protein, translating into MENNEKPPEKKKLALNVVSNKEHKGFGAGTIDLSQVACVIIDRGEAYLDVGAMHAKSKVERGIKFSPNKEDVPNGRPCWVVWVAVDRREDGSYYAGVTSCEMLVDEEARRGWKVLPDHVNRLDAALKRKIMLDNIGPEEKAALKKLLIEHNAEWWDRSTDALKEALNA; encoded by the coding sequence GTGGAAAACAACGAAAAGCCGCCGGAGAAGAAGAAACTGGCGCTGAACGTGGTCAGCAATAAGGAGCACAAAGGGTTCGGGGCGGGCACCATCGACCTGAGCCAGGTCGCCTGCGTCATCATCGACCGCGGCGAGGCCTACCTCGACGTCGGCGCGATGCACGCAAAGAGCAAGGTCGAACGGGGAATCAAGTTCTCGCCGAACAAGGAAGACGTGCCGAACGGACGTCCCTGCTGGGTCGTATGGGTAGCGGTCGACCGCAGGGAAGACGGCAGCTACTACGCAGGTGTGACGTCTTGCGAGATGCTGGTGGACGAGGAAGCGCGGCGGGGCTGGAAGGTGCTGCCCGACCACGTGAACCGGCTGGACGCCGCGCTGAAGCGGAAAATCATGCTCGACAACATCGGTCCGGAAGAGAAGGCGGCTTTGAAGAAGCTGCTGATCGAGCACAACGCCGAATGGTGGGACCGCTCGACGGACGCGCTGAAGGAAGCTTTGAACGCATAA